A DNA window from Arachis duranensis cultivar V14167 chromosome 3, aradu.V14167.gnm2.J7QH, whole genome shotgun sequence contains the following coding sequences:
- the LOC107480968 gene encoding uncharacterized protein At4g22758-like — MKKSAFEKMVMQKNKSKGSHEDQKKQQCKRLLVSINVLGSAGPIRFVANEKDSVSVIIETALKSYAREGRLPLLGFDPTDFLLYNACFDALNPLEAIGSYGVRNFVLCKKQVCSSKAEPNTELISQKSNSGSGWKAWFNKSFGLKVLSH; from the exons ATGAAGAAGAGTGCTTTTGAGAAGATGGTGATGCAGAAGAACAAGAGCAAGGGAAGCCACGAGGATCAGAAGAAGCAGCAGTGTAAGAGGTTGTTGGTGAGTATCAACGTACTTGGGAGCGCAGGGCCAATAAGGTTTGTGGCGAATGAAAAGGACAGTGTTTCTGTGATCATTGAAACTGCTCTCAAGTCATATGCTCGTGAAGGCAGGCTTCCTCTTCTTGGTTTTGATCCCACCGACTTCCTCCTTTATAATGCATGCTTTGATG CTCTGAATCCATTGGAAGCCATAGGATCTTATGGGGTGAGGAACTTTGTGCTGTGCAAGAAGCAAGTGTGTTCATCAAAGGCAGAACCGAACACAGAGCTGATATCTCAGAAAAGCAACAGTGGTAGTGGTTGGAAGGCATGGTTCAACAAATCATTTGGATTGAAAGTTTTATCCCATTGA
- the LOC110278765 gene encoding uncharacterized protein LOC110278765, which produces MTEEKKAIVRDLGFGGLMHIPPLRVDHQLLRELAKNFKIGENKLRTGYGSFHITPKKIGDALGINATGDLFPEKVDYKKLSESDKIIYKRFQGKTLKSLTDDMMQIGVGNKEERLMFKRIFILYIQMAFLLPTTINKISPVHLVPIFEMEGIEDRNWGGHVLTFMIRGIKDYQEKKKKAINGCLFALMIIYFHLSKNRRNNRGERPPKPWIANWTKEQLVKRMNEEREETLGILNLAETKEKMRKKEKKQKEQEIKKTKKRKASSTSSSETETTESDTSTSESEAQEDSEDSGIKHPSKKGKKMDSRKRKQREEESDSDSESESESSDE; this is translated from the exons ATGACTGAGGAGAAGAAGGCGATTGTGAGGGATCTTGGATTCGGTGGGTTGATGCACATCCCACCTCTGAGGGTGGATCACCAACTCTTGAGAGAGTTGGCAAAAAACTTCAAAATTGGGGAGAACAAACTGAGGACAGGATATGGTTCTTTCCATATAACCCCAAAAAAAATAGGTGATGCGCTTGGCATCAATGCAACAG gagatctatttcctGAGAAAGTTGACTACAAGAAACTTTCTGAATctgacaaaataatttataaaagattCCAGGGTAAGACCCTCAAAAGTCTTACCGATGATATGATGCAAATCGGCGTTGGCAACAAAGAGGAACGCCTGATGTTCAAGAGGATATTCATCCTCTACATACAGATGGCGTTCCTTTTGCCAACGACGATAAACAAAATATCGCCGGTGCACCTGGTCCCGATTTTTGAGATGGAGGGCATAGAGGACAGAAACTGGGGGGGGCATGTCTTGACCTTCATGATCAGGGGCATAAAAGACTaccaggagaagaagaagaaggcaatCAATGGCTGCCTCTTCGCCCTCATGATAATCTACTTTCACCTTTCAAAAAACAGACGCAACAACAGGGGTGAAAGACCACCAAAGCCATGGATTGCCAACTGGACTAAGGAGCAGTTGGTGAAAAGAATgaatgaagagagagaggaaacTTTG GGGATTCTGAATTTGGCagagacaaaagaaaaaatgagaaaaaaagaaaaaaaacaaaaagaacaggaaataaaaaaaacaaaaaaaaggaaggcgAGCTCAACATCGTCTTCGGAGACAGAAACTACCGAGAGTGACacttctacctctgagtctgagGCTCAAGAAGACTCGGAGGATTCGGGAATTAAACACCCCagcaaaaaggggaaaaa AATggactcaagaaaaagaaagcagaggGAAGAGGAGTCAGATTCTGATTCAGAATCTGAATCTGAATCAAGTGACGAGTAa
- the LOC107480939 gene encoding uncharacterized protein LOC107480939 yields MGTVPRKLYYGLSSDNQADLRSTEGRYVSSEILPAVNLGSDDPSSQGCTEQSSVNQPSQSMLTPDDSNVMVVREQTPSEALAIVPIQFFVPPSQQTTTDADSEPTPMLQIEGARETTSETPKQHQETTPKLPPAPTKIHPDAEEAAALLMMARTASYVPKTYLPMPSFSLGLTDSSQEGASTQETEREKSPEAATMLEQLDSLVQKLASSASKGKDESPQIQRETGGESSAKIKTPGGINQIPDDMKEKCYIWGTRMKEDAKGNTNEFEEICTLTGQGQYILMRTHLASLQANSDIECQVVSAICLILNQKKEKRFHAQIYCLPPDIVSMALSDHPKGEFISPKTNKEFRVEAYPNFIPFIDRKKLSSHPYIFAPVCHTGHWWLWLINTRTRKCQILDPLHKKAPSEERKQLNKFTGYVFSRLIAYAGGKPLEKGEKEKEIKAPYVKISGQKTSYDCAIYVMKWLELIEPENIKKGKYEWDNWTQEEVDHYRVEYASRILFSEINRQRDHAIRESSAIRLSKPSSVLLSPFCQINSEDIENG; encoded by the exons ATGGGTACAGTACCTCGTAAGCTATACTACGGTCTATCatc GGACAACCAGGCTGACCTGCGATCGACAGAAGGTCGCTATGTGTCCTCTGAAAT ACTACCGGCTGTGAACTtgggaagtgatgatccttcctcTCAAGGATGCACAGAACAGAGTAGTGTAAACCAGCCGTCTCagagcat GTTGACTCCGGATGATTCGAATGTCATGGTTGTTAGGGAACAAACGCCGTCGGAAGCGCTTGCAAT aGTCCCGATCCAATTTTTTGTGCCGCCATCCCAGCAAACAACCACTGACGCAGATTCCGAACCAACCCCTATGCTACAGATTGAAGGGGCTAGAGAAAC CACTTCTGAAACCCCCAAACAACATCAAGAAACAACACCCAAGCTTCCCCCAGCTCCAACAAAAAT TCATCCAGACGCCGAGGAAGCTGCTGCCCTGTTGATGATGGCACGGACAGCAAGCTATGTTCCTAAAACATATCTGCCgatgccatcattcagccttggATTGACAGATTCAAGCCAGGAGGGGGCATCGACACAGGAGACAGAAAGGGAAAAATCTCCAGAAGCTGCAACTATGCTGGAACAATTGGACAGTTTGGTCCAAAAGTTAGCAAGCAGTGCGTCAAAGGGAAAAGACGAAAGTCCACAAATTCAGAGGGAGACTGGGGGAGAAAGTTCTGCAAAGATTAAAACTCCTGGGGGAATAAATCAAATTCCGGATGATATGAAAGAAAAGTGCTACATCTGGGGGACGAGAATGAAGGAGGATGCAAAGGGCAACACTAACGAGTTTGAGGAGATATGCACTCTGACTGGCCAAGGACAGTACATTTTGATGAGAACGCACCTTGCATCCCTCCAGGCAAACAGTGATATAGAATGTCAG GTTGTATCTGCCATCTGCCTCATCCTAAaccagaaaaaggaaaagaggtttcatgcacaaatatactgtctccccccagatattgtg AGCATGGCACTTTCTGATCACCCAAAGGGGGAATTCATATCTCCGAAAACGAACAAAGAATTCAGGGTGGAAGCCTACCCCAATTTCATTCCCTTCATAGAtaggaaaaaattaagttcgcatccatat atttttgctcctGTTTGCCACACAGGACATTGGTGGTTGTGGCTAATAAATACAAGAACGCGGAAATGTCAAATACTTGACCCGCTACACAAAAAAGCTCCAAGCGAAGAGAGAAAGCAGCTTAATAAATTCACT GGATATGTATTTTCGAGATTGATAGCATATGCCGGCGGGAAACCTCTCGAGAAAggcgagaaggagaaggaaattaAAGCCCCATATGTTAAAATTTCAGGCCAAAAAACAAG CTATGACTGCGCTATTTACGTAATGAAGTGGCTTGAGTTAATAGAGCCGGAAAACATTAAAAAGGGGAAGTATGAATGGGATAACTGGACACAG GAGGAGGTGGACCACTACAGAGTGGAGTATGCTTCCCGGATACTATTCAGTGAGATTAATAGACAGAGAGATCACGCAATTAGAGAGAGTAGTGCTATAAGACTGTCAAAGCcatcctctgtattattgagtCCGTTTTGTCAGATTAATTCTGAGGATATAGAAAATGGGTAG
- the LOC107480937 gene encoding putative F-box protein At1g65770 codes for MGEVDQWENIHEDMLNQIAKRLYSYDDYLQLPLVCKQWNSKLPKIPNGIKAPWLLVPIGGAAKEPFKAGKDICHVSQLPTIDEETVDTFSVEEKGIYHLKLELQYNLIRGSCHGWLIIVSIYEGTIRMLNPLTKVCLDLPPISTLPNVNDDGDECSYYLGPFKYITDIVYAYKIIVWKVVINSAPINDNDNNNNFMAVALYGAAHLAFYKSNSRKWIKLTTNADRYTYFQDVIFFQEKIYIIDDNGQLYEFDTNTKAEPVRITHEVTPPSDVVTQEEVTNLKYLIGCADGSLLMVVRHVHNLMQQDNQRSYETIKFDIYELKKNANTWSRITSLGNYVLVIGFNGSVQMLADDFSNCKGNQIFFTDNFVDDQTLDDVVYYHNIGIFNLEDESCQTVLSDVNFFCPPVWILP; via the coding sequence ATGGGTGAGGTTGATCAATGGGAAAACATTCATGAAGATATGCTGAACCAAATTGCAAAGCGACTCTATTCATATGATGACTACCTACAACTTCCATTGGTTTGCAAGCAATGGAACTCCAAACTTCCCAAGATTCCCAATGGCATCAAAGCTCCGTGGCTGCTAGTACCTATTGGTGGCGCTGCTAAAGAACCTTTCAAAGCTGGTAAGGACATCTGCCATGTCTCACAACTACCTACCATTGATGAAGAAACTGTTGACACTTTCAGTGTGGAAGAGAAGGGAATTTACCATCTCAAACTAGAGCTGCAATACAATCTTATCCGTGGTTCTTGTCATGGATGGCTAATAATTGTATCCATATATGAAGGCACTATACGAATGCTAAATCCATTGACAAAGGTTTGCTTGGATCTTCCTCCAATCTCAACTCTACCAAACGTAAATGATGATGGAGATGAATGTTCTTATTATCTTGGACCCTTCAAATACATCACGGACATTGTATATGcatataaaattatagtttGGAAGGTTGTTATAAATTCAGCTCCTATCAATGACAAtgacaataacaataattttatGGCTGTGGCTTTATATGGAGCAGCTCATTTGGCTTTTTACAAGTCGAATAGCAGGAAATGGATCAAATTAACAACCAATGCCGATCGATATACATACTTTCAAGACGTTATATTTTTTCAAGAgaagatatatataatagatgATAATGGCCAGTTATACGAGTTTGATACAAACACAAAGGCAGAGCCCGTGAGAATAACTCATGAAGTCACGCCTCCATCTGATGTTGTCACTCAAGAAGAAGTCACCAATCTTAAATACCTGATTGGTTGTGCTGATGGAAGTTTATTGATGGTGGTAAGACATGTTCATAATTTGATGCAGCAAGATAATCAGCGTTCCTATGAGACTATCAAATTCGATATTTatgaattgaagaaaaatgCAAACACATGGTCAAGAATAACTAGTTTGGGGAATTATGTGTTGGTAATTGGATTCAATGGTTCTGTTCAAATGTTGGCTGACGATTTTTCAAATTGCAAAGGAAATCAGATCTTCTTTACTGATAATTTTGTTGATGACCAAACGTTAGACGACGTTGTTTACTATCATAATATTGGCATCTTCAATTTGGAAGATGAGAGTTGTCAAACAGTATTATCAGATGTTAACTTTTTTTGTCCTCCTGTTTGGATATTGCCTTAA